A genomic region of Gemmata massiliana contains the following coding sequences:
- a CDS encoding hybrid sensor histidine kinase/response regulator, with product MTPDPTASELPASPASHIRLFLEGVQEYAIFMLDASGTVLSWNHGAERLFGYRAEEAIGGSYARFFVPEDVRAGRPADDLRRADAHGQLAAEGWHARKDGTRFWATELTTSLRDERGRLHGYARVMRDATERKHLETELRRQADELAQANRRKDEFLAMLSHELRNPLAPVLNAVQILRHAPHDAAVVQRAGGMIERQVKHMARLIDDLLEVTRFTRGKVTLRPERLDLRAVVGAAADAVRARMRDRGLAFETTAADAAIWVEADPARLDQVLAHLLDNAAKYSDPGGRVEMSTARDGGAAVVRVRDTGTGIPPDVLPRVFDLFAQADTSLDRERGGLGIGLTLVKGLVTLHGGTIEALSDGPGRGAEFVVRLPLLAAGDAGPGPPPAIGLRILVVDDNVDTATSLGMLLEMHGHEVETAHDGARAVESARERPFDALLLDIGLPGIDGYETARRVRALAGVPRPLIIAVSGYGFDHDRVRGQEAGFDHHLVKPVDVSRITALLSASRR from the coding sequence ATGACCCCCGACCCCACAGCGAGCGAACTGCCGGCGAGCCCCGCGTCCCACATCCGGCTGTTCCTGGAAGGCGTGCAGGAGTACGCGATCTTCATGCTTGACGCGAGCGGGACGGTACTCAGCTGGAACCACGGGGCCGAGCGGCTGTTCGGGTACCGGGCCGAGGAAGCCATTGGTGGGAGCTACGCCCGCTTCTTCGTCCCCGAGGACGTCCGGGCCGGCCGGCCCGCGGATGACCTGCGGCGGGCGGACGCGCACGGCCAGTTGGCCGCCGAGGGCTGGCACGCGCGCAAGGACGGCACCCGGTTCTGGGCGACCGAGCTCACCACGTCGCTACGGGACGAGCGCGGGCGGCTGCACGGGTATGCCCGGGTGATGCGGGACGCCACCGAGCGCAAGCACCTGGAAACCGAGCTGCGACGCCAGGCCGACGAGCTGGCCCAGGCGAACCGGCGTAAGGACGAGTTCCTGGCCATGCTCTCGCACGAGCTGCGGAACCCGCTCGCCCCGGTCCTCAACGCCGTCCAGATCCTCCGCCACGCCCCGCACGACGCCGCCGTCGTCCAGCGGGCGGGCGGCATGATCGAGCGACAGGTCAAGCACATGGCCCGGCTGATCGACGACCTGCTGGAGGTGACCCGGTTCACCCGGGGGAAGGTGACCCTGCGCCCCGAGCGGCTCGACCTCCGGGCGGTCGTCGGGGCGGCCGCGGACGCGGTCCGGGCGCGGATGAGGGACCGAGGGCTGGCGTTCGAGACCACCGCGGCGGACGCGGCGATCTGGGTCGAGGCCGACCCGGCCCGACTGGACCAGGTACTGGCGCACCTGCTGGACAACGCTGCCAAGTACTCCGACCCGGGCGGGCGGGTCGAGATGTCCACCGCGCGCGACGGGGGGGCGGCGGTCGTCCGGGTCCGCGACACTGGGACGGGCATCCCGCCCGACGTCCTCCCGCGAGTCTTCGATCTGTTCGCCCAGGCCGACACGTCCCTCGACCGCGAGCGCGGCGGGCTGGGCATCGGCCTCACCCTGGTTAAGGGGCTGGTCACCCTCCACGGGGGGACGATCGAGGCCCTCAGCGACGGGCCCGGCCGCGGGGCCGAGTTCGTCGTCCGGTTGCCCCTCCTGGCCGCGGGGGACGCCGGCCCCGGTCCGCCCCCTGCGATCGGACTGCGGATCCTCGTGGTTGACGACAACGTAGACACGGCGACGAGCCTGGGGATGCTCCTGGAGATGCACGGGCATGAGGTGGAGACGGCCCACGACGGGGCGCGGGCCGTCGAGAGCGCCCGCGAGCGGCCGTTCGACGCACTCTTATTAGATATCGGCCTGCCGGGCATCGACGGGTACGAGACGGCCCGACGAGTCCGGGCGCTGGCCGGGGTGCCGCGGCCCCTCATCATCGCGGTCAGCGGCTACGGGTTCGACCACGACCGGGTGCGGGGACAGGAGGCCGGCTTCGACCACCACCTCGTCAAGCCCGTGGACGTCAGCCGGATCACCGCGCTGCTGTCCGCGTCACGGCGGTGA
- a CDS encoding response regulator encodes MGSANTPLRVLVVDDNVDTTESLSWLLQSFGHDVRVAHSGLAAIDAARDFGPDAVLLDVGLPDIDGFEVARRLRAAPDFERTVLVASTGYNRDRDRDRAAEVGFDHYLVKPFDPRRFVQLLTAPRRAEAVPA; translated from the coding sequence ATGGGGTCCGCTAATACGCCGCTTCGCGTCTTGGTCGTGGATGACAACGTAGATACCACCGAGAGCCTGTCGTGGCTACTCCAATCGTTCGGCCACGACGTTCGGGTGGCCCACAGCGGCCTCGCGGCGATCGACGCGGCACGCGACTTCGGACCCGACGCCGTCCTGCTCGATGTCGGCCTGCCGGACATCGACGGATTCGAGGTCGCCCGCCGCCTGCGCGCCGCCCCCGACTTCGAGCGGACGGTGCTCGTCGCCTCGACCGGGTACAACCGGGACCGGGATCGTGACCGCGCGGCCGAAGTCGGCTTCGACCACTATCTGGTGAAGCCGTTCGACCCCCGGCGGTTCGTTCAGCTGCTGACGGCCCCGCGCCGGGCCGAAGCGGTCCCGGCCTGA
- a CDS encoding transposase (programmed frameshift) has product MTADYANRRTLHTLTGVTRLNLTIRRCHNTACVAHKKPYRPEAEGSFALPRHEFGLDVVALIGRLRYAEHRSVPEIRAHLVGRKVTASERTVTNLLDRYDELLATSLTDDGRLKAVLAAQGKVILAIDGLQPDVGHEILWVIRDVLSGEILLAKSLLSARNQDLAELLSAVKTACGVPVTGVISDGQHSIRKAVAKALPGVPYQLCQFHFLREAAGAIYEADRHAKVALKKKVRGVRQIERKVEGRTDPEADVIRGYCSAVRSAITDDGRPPLEASGLKLHARLSAVVVSLSRVKGEGGAAPELTRLEGILCDAFRTAGGAFAPVYLAFGWVHQAAHILGRIELTGAAVRRRLSGLLGAMTRHRGVVGELSGAVDHFVKVSRSYWGGLFGCYDTAGLPRANNDLERAVGSHRYHERRATGRKGASPSLVLRGAAKLVAGLATRHREVTAAELAGADRVAWKRLRAELETRRERRTERRRFRRDPEGYLKALENKLIQLRLPA; this is encoded by the exons ATGACCGCCGACTACGCCAACCGCCGCACCCTTCACACCCTGACCGGTGTGACCCGCCTCAATCTGACCATCCGACGGTGCCACAACACCGCCTGCGTGGCCCACAAGAAGCCGTACCGGCCCGAGGCCGAGGGCTCGTTCGCGCTGCCGCGGCATGAGTTCGGGCTCGACGTGGTCGCTCTCATCGGGCGCCTGCGGTACGCCGAGCACCGGTCCGTCCCCGAGATCCGCGCGCACCTCGTTGGGCGCAAGGTGACGGCGTCCGAGCGCACCGTCACCAACCTCCTGGACCGGTACGACGAGTTGCTTGCCACGTCCCTCACCGACGACGGACGACTCAAGGCAGTGCTGGCCGCCCAGGGGAAGGTGATCCTGGCCATCGACGGATTACAGCCGGACGTCGGGCACGAGATCCTGTGGGTCATCCGGGACGTGCTCAGCGGCGAGATCCTGCTGGCCAAAAGTCTGTTGTCCGCCCGCAACCAGGATCTCGCCGAACTGCTGTCGGCGGTGAAGACCGCGTGCGGGGTGCCGGTCACCGGCGTCATCTCCGACGGGCAGCACTCGATCCGCAAGGCGGTGGCCAAGGCGCTCCCCGGCGTGCCCTACCAGTTGTGCCAGTTCCACTTCCTGCGCGAGGCCGCCGGGGCCATTTACGAGGCCGATCGGCACGCCAAGGTGGCACTGAAGAAGAAGGTGCGCGGGGTGCGCCAGATCGAGCGCAAGGTCGAGGGGCGAACCGATCCCGAGGCCGATGTCATTCGCGGGTACTGCTCGGCGGTGCGCAGCGCCATCACCGACGACGGGCGCCCGCCCCTGGAGGCGTCGGGGTTGAAACTCCACGCCCGGTTAAGCGCGGTGGTCGTGAGCCTGAGCCGGGTGAAGG GCGAAGGGGGCGCGGCGCCCGAGTTGACGCGCCTGGAGGGGATCTTGTGCGACGCCTTTCGGACCGCCGGCGGCGCGTTCGCGCCGGTGTACCTGGCGTTCGGGTGGGTCCACCAGGCGGCCCACATCCTGGGGCGGATCGAGTTGACCGGTGCGGCGGTTCGGCGTCGGTTGAGCGGGTTGCTCGGAGCCATGACGCGGCACCGGGGCGTAGTCGGCGAGTTGAGCGGCGCGGTGGACCACTTCGTGAAGGTGAGTCGGAGCTACTGGGGCGGGCTGTTCGGGTGCTACGACACGGCGGGGCTGCCGCGGGCCAACAACGACCTGGAGCGGGCGGTCGGGAGCCACCGGTACCACGAGCGCCGGGCCACCGGGCGTAAAGGGGCATCGCCGTCACTGGTACTGCGGGGCGCGGCCAAGTTGGTGGCCGGGCTGGCGACGCGGCACCGGGAGGTCACGGCCGCCGAACTGGCGGGCGCGGATCGTGTGGCGTGGAAGCGGTTACGGGCCGAACTGGAGACGCGGCGTGAGCGACGGACCGAGCGGAGGCGGTTCCGACGCGATCCCGAGGGCTATCTGAAAGCCCTCGAAAACAAGCTCATCCAGTTACGTTTGCCGGCCTAG
- a CDS encoding tyrosine-type recombinase/integrase — MPNLRKITFEGQTLSLTHWSKLKKIPVATIASRLKAGWSVEDALTVPVDRRYSRGGGRRAKDAGPRPCPEMKKHPTTGQAYCRWHANGKDNWAYFGEWGSPEASRKYRRFSLEWAAGGVSAALVAGNAQISDLVTLWIEHCARTYVKYGKPTSEVHCNRSAMRHMNELYGDIPAELFTVPMLRAVREAMIAQPWARKTVNDNVARIIRAFGWAAGEGIVPQSVHQGLELIDTLAAGRRDDVVESEPVDPVPEKSIEAVLDGDRLHPTPKRRAVLVAMIRTQLSAGLRPGELCGLCPEDLDRSQVPWRYEVVEYNKMLHKDVRRVVFFGPRARASLDPLLSVCAAGEKVFRFPPWRRGAAWTPVSVAIYRGRIAGACEAAKVPIWTPNQLRHNRATEVMDIYESDQATAAVLGNTPEVARQIYAHRAGESVARRIAEQTG; from the coding sequence ATGCCCAACCTGCGAAAGATCACGTTCGAGGGTCAGACCCTCAGTCTGACCCACTGGTCCAAACTCAAAAAAATTCCCGTGGCGACGATCGCGAGCCGACTGAAGGCCGGGTGGTCGGTCGAAGACGCGCTCACGGTGCCGGTCGATCGCCGGTACTCGCGCGGGGGCGGGCGCCGGGCCAAAGATGCGGGGCCGCGCCCGTGCCCGGAAATGAAAAAACACCCGACGACGGGCCAGGCGTACTGCCGGTGGCACGCCAACGGGAAGGACAACTGGGCGTATTTCGGGGAATGGGGCTCACCCGAGGCGAGCCGCAAGTACCGCCGGTTCTCGCTCGAGTGGGCGGCCGGCGGGGTGAGCGCGGCACTCGTCGCGGGTAACGCTCAGATCAGCGACCTGGTGACGCTCTGGATCGAGCACTGCGCGCGGACCTACGTGAAGTACGGGAAGCCGACCTCGGAGGTGCATTGCAACCGGTCCGCGATGCGCCACATGAACGAGTTGTACGGCGATATTCCCGCCGAGCTGTTCACGGTGCCCATGTTGCGCGCGGTGCGCGAGGCCATGATCGCGCAACCGTGGGCGCGGAAGACGGTCAACGATAACGTCGCGCGGATCATTCGTGCATTTGGGTGGGCTGCGGGCGAGGGGATCGTCCCGCAATCGGTCCACCAGGGGCTCGAGCTGATCGACACACTCGCGGCCGGGCGCCGCGACGACGTGGTGGAGAGCGAACCCGTTGATCCGGTGCCCGAGAAGAGTATCGAGGCGGTGCTCGACGGGGACCGGTTGCACCCGACCCCGAAGCGCCGGGCCGTGCTCGTGGCCATGATCCGCACCCAACTGTCGGCGGGCTTGCGCCCGGGCGAGTTGTGCGGCCTGTGCCCGGAAGATCTGGACCGGTCGCAAGTGCCCTGGCGGTACGAGGTGGTCGAGTACAACAAGATGCTCCACAAGGACGTGCGCCGGGTCGTGTTCTTCGGCCCGCGGGCGCGCGCGTCACTGGACCCGCTGTTGTCGGTGTGTGCGGCCGGTGAGAAAGTGTTTCGGTTCCCGCCGTGGCGCCGGGGTGCCGCATGGACCCCGGTATCGGTCGCGATCTACCGGGGGCGCATCGCGGGTGCGTGCGAGGCCGCGAAGGTGCCGATCTGGACCCCGAACCAGCTCCGGCACAACCGCGCCACGGAGGTCATGGACATCTACGAGAGCGATCAGGCAACGGCGGCCGTGCTCGGGAACACGCCGGAAGTGGCCCGTCAGATATATGCACACCGGGCGGGCGAATCTGTGGCCAGACGGATTGCAGAACAAACTGGCTAA
- a CDS encoding helix-turn-helix domain-containing protein — MPAAKHSPEDPAPDHLLIDTARQYARRVAGQELQQVALTLADGAKHILDMAGAPEWPPMRGWSVRGDQGSRNGEIFRLTGKPLAVFTALVRAGDDGLTLLELKRAVWDEHAEDRSAQNAVSKVRRIVREGLKLRADQDPVEIDGERYRLSTA; from the coding sequence ATGCCCGCTGCCAAACACTCTCCCGAAGATCCCGCGCCCGACCACCTGCTCATTGACACGGCCCGCCAGTACGCTCGTCGCGTAGCAGGTCAGGAGTTACAACAGGTCGCACTCACCTTAGCAGACGGGGCCAAGCACATCCTCGACATGGCGGGGGCGCCCGAATGGCCCCCAATGCGAGGCTGGTCTGTGCGAGGGGATCAGGGTTCGCGGAACGGGGAAATCTTCCGTTTGACGGGCAAGCCGCTCGCTGTGTTCACGGCTCTCGTGAGAGCTGGAGACGATGGGCTCACGTTGCTTGAACTGAAACGCGCGGTGTGGGACGAGCACGCTGAAGATCGAAGTGCCCAAAATGCCGTCTCAAAAGTGCGAAGGATCGTGCGAGAGGGGCTCAAGCTGCGAGCGGATCAAGACCCCGTTGAGATCGACGGGGAGCGGTACCGGCTTTCCACGGCTTAA
- a CDS encoding ATP-binding protein: MSLSLLSQVTTAARRKPARVFLYAQEKWGKSSWAAHAPGAVFAMTRGEDGLLTLMNAGRVPPTPHFPQDFHRWGLLRQATAALRDDEHEFKTFVVDTANGAARLCAESVCAEHFQNSWVQFDAYGKGYEVCLEQWIEWLADLDRLRSERLMSIILLAHTEVKGFKNPTGADYDRYAPDMPKKLWSVTHKWSDAILFGTFKVHEAVTGTGKDKKVKGQGGSQRVLYAGESAAYLAGNRLGLPAEIGCGASAGEAWANFRNAAAKARAEALAKEKEAKAAKEKGEGKPTSDGATPSAETPKPERIRGVEYDEFDSPIFPNGVPPDAGQTDLFENSNAGPPH; the protein is encoded by the coding sequence ATGTCGCTGAGTCTGCTGTCCCAAGTCACGACCGCCGCGAGGCGGAAACCCGCCCGGGTGTTCCTCTACGCACAAGAGAAGTGGGGCAAGTCGAGTTGGGCCGCGCACGCGCCCGGGGCCGTCTTCGCCATGACGCGCGGGGAGGACGGACTCCTCACGCTGATGAACGCGGGGCGCGTGCCCCCGACCCCGCACTTCCCCCAGGACTTCCACCGGTGGGGACTGTTGCGCCAGGCCACGGCCGCGCTCCGGGACGACGAACACGAGTTCAAGACGTTCGTCGTGGACACGGCCAACGGCGCGGCCCGGCTCTGCGCCGAGAGCGTGTGCGCGGAGCACTTCCAGAACTCGTGGGTGCAGTTCGACGCCTACGGGAAGGGATACGAGGTGTGCCTCGAGCAGTGGATCGAGTGGCTCGCGGACCTAGACCGGCTCCGCTCGGAGCGCCTCATGTCGATCATCCTGCTCGCGCACACCGAGGTGAAGGGTTTCAAGAACCCGACCGGTGCGGACTACGATCGGTACGCCCCGGACATGCCCAAGAAGCTCTGGAGTGTAACTCACAAGTGGAGTGACGCGATCCTGTTCGGGACGTTCAAGGTTCACGAGGCCGTGACCGGCACGGGCAAGGACAAGAAGGTCAAGGGCCAGGGTGGGAGCCAGCGCGTGCTGTACGCGGGGGAGTCGGCCGCGTACCTGGCGGGGAACCGGCTCGGGCTCCCGGCCGAGATCGGGTGCGGCGCCTCGGCCGGTGAAGCGTGGGCCAACTTCCGTAACGCGGCGGCCAAAGCACGGGCCGAGGCGCTCGCGAAGGAAAAGGAAGCAAAGGCCGCGAAGGAAAAGGGCGAGGGCAAACCCACATCGGACGGCGCCACGCCCTCGGCTGAGACGCCCAAGCCCGAGCGCATCCGGGGCGTCGAGTACGACGAGTTCGATTCCCCCATCTTCCCCAACGGCGTGCCCCCGGACGCGGGCCAAACCGACCTGTTCGAGAACTCGAACGCCGGCCCGCCGCACTGA
- a CDS encoding PDDEXK family nuclease, with product MKVPRNVADDCLRLSGIDPLEGASESEFQAKLVREAKRLGWECYHTHDSRRSEAGFPDLVMIRGAALIVAELKVKRNKPTAAQLKWLELFAGTGARAFHWRPENWAEIVEQLRTA from the coding sequence ATGAAGGTACCGCGCAACGTGGCCGACGACTGTCTCCGGCTCTCCGGCATTGACCCGCTCGAGGGTGCGAGTGAGTCGGAGTTTCAGGCGAAGTTGGTTCGCGAAGCGAAGCGGCTCGGGTGGGAGTGCTACCACACGCACGATTCGCGCCGGAGTGAGGCCGGGTTCCCAGACCTGGTGATGATCCGCGGGGCCGCGTTGATCGTGGCCGAGCTGAAGGTGAAGCGCAACAAGCCGACCGCCGCACAACTGAAGTGGCTCGAGCTGTTCGCGGGCACGGGTGCGCGGGCGTTTCACTGGCGCCCGGAAAATTGGGCCGAGATCGTCGAGCAGTTGAGGACCGCATGA
- a CDS encoding TIGR02996 domain-containing protein → MNERKALLDAIAIHAAEDTPRLVYADWLDEHGKGDLDKATAEFIRASCLGRNHPTGYMPRKAYQWLHDHWHRLLPLTLDLHVRRWFVRDPIAEEVTTDLLWYRSGRTLNVGLWMPVKSWGGVLGWHWLDVEFNRGFAQWYEFRDVDVFDQVRDKLKADQPFARAKRIPVRDGYRGW, encoded by the coding sequence ATGAACGAACGCAAGGCACTGCTCGACGCGATCGCGATCCACGCGGCCGAGGACACCCCGCGCCTGGTGTACGCGGACTGGCTCGACGAGCACGGTAAGGGCGACCTCGATAAGGCGACGGCCGAGTTCATTCGCGCGTCGTGCCTCGGGCGCAATCACCCGACCGGGTACATGCCCCGGAAGGCGTACCAGTGGCTTCACGATCACTGGCACCGGCTCCTTCCGCTGACGCTCGACTTGCACGTGCGCCGGTGGTTTGTGCGCGATCCGATCGCGGAGGAAGTCACGACGGACCTTCTGTGGTACCGGTCCGGGCGCACGCTCAATGTGGGGCTCTGGATGCCGGTCAAGTCGTGGGGCGGGGTGCTCGGGTGGCACTGGCTCGATGTCGAGTTCAACCGCGGATTCGCGCAGTGGTACGAGTTCCGCGACGTGGACGTGTTCGACCAGGTGCGCGACAAGCTCAAGGCGGATCAACCGTTCGCGCGTGCGAAGCGGATTCCGGTTCGAGATGGTTACCGGGGGTGGTGA
- a CDS encoding metallophosphoesterase: protein MTNSINWIHLTDLHFGLDARNWLWPKIKYDFLKDLDKQLPKIGGCDLVFFTGDFVQAGKVNEFDLLNKELDDLWKVLEKHGRHPQLCLIPGNHDLIRPEETSSVAKTLTKLWEHDSQIREIFWTDPSSEYRVAIDNCFSNYTKWISNIRIPVLKSIKGLLPGDFSSTFEKAKIKFGIVGLNTTFLQISKGDYTKKLDLHVAQLNAVCNGAPSTWLSQKTASVLLTHQPPNWLSSRALSHFRKEIYPPGRFLAHFCGHQHIPEAVETSEAGSDPRRLRQGASLFGLETWEGPDATERIHGYTIGQYWFEGVDGIEKYWPRTMIANRSGGISFSPDHSFALQDDNSVVSRFSYNIETLEDNSALPTELPTASSPISHESRATLPLLDGPLEEQAAREQLSSLPRLHLKPQSQHRYVRLDEQVECENHLRRSRVVWLVADWTAEIGFIDSCIERFRDPAHPSEAFHIRCSEALSVDDFENLFHQQCGLPLLQACALIASSKKAFLVLDGLHPELCTGESHHRLYHVIGAILDYCQDLRIICISGIDPIDSHFPTIKIRGLDVPDVRVYLTHHPDAEPWMQEADVVEQLHERSEGLPAHLDKLLKSLKVSSLAAALESDMETSSNTHTKQAGVPNGLIHAVAHLMRSEDAQTKRSYRLLQVLSVLPYGETLDTLSHFLPTEPFFIDHANKLRDFALLDAISLHTLQPQVGSNRGVTKSALKILKAPRQVRDYVQTLLVEESREDIVQAGIERYFGRTWREGRIKPRVIPHEYREYLDHGPGNEFALVHYFISMSKTRCDDLAVSRGITLAIHYLRHLYSAHRYRDAAIVARAFVQLVGQDSHLSDWATIAKILGESLRMTGAHADAIGYLRAAVDSGTLSDDQLGDAWIDIARCEQAIKNEEASKIAVSEALKHSKDDSIVALQAQFISLSQAPAKKQKIKTLLDLESKAKARGHSILAENIAITLAQESTRPEDKIKHLDKILSPKSKIYNRSRAIVIKGEVQRSRNVPLSAQELRELSATYSYLHTQRFNSLFDRCHDLLWWAFEMQNDSTQLLRLFRHSSFLWRVRGENEKETKYLQSLNEKREKGRISDTTNGMVAELTYFLRRVKAILTGA, encoded by the coding sequence ATGACAAATTCAATTAACTGGATCCACTTAACTGATCTTCACTTTGGCCTTGATGCCCGAAACTGGCTTTGGCCAAAAATCAAGTACGATTTCCTGAAAGATCTCGATAAACAACTGCCTAAAATCGGTGGCTGCGACCTCGTCTTTTTTACAGGGGATTTTGTCCAGGCCGGTAAAGTCAACGAGTTTGATCTGCTAAATAAAGAACTTGACGACCTGTGGAAGGTACTTGAGAAACATGGACGACACCCACAGCTTTGTCTCATACCTGGCAATCACGACCTCATCCGCCCCGAGGAAACGTCATCGGTCGCAAAAACGCTTACGAAACTATGGGAGCACGATTCACAAATTCGAGAAATCTTCTGGACCGATCCATCATCGGAGTACAGAGTCGCAATAGATAACTGCTTTTCTAATTATACCAAATGGATATCCAATATACGAATCCCTGTATTGAAGAGCATAAAAGGATTACTACCGGGCGACTTCAGCTCCACATTTGAAAAAGCAAAAATCAAATTCGGAATAGTTGGACTAAATACAACATTCCTTCAGATTAGCAAAGGCGACTACACGAAAAAACTGGACCTACATGTGGCGCAACTTAACGCAGTATGCAATGGCGCCCCAAGCACATGGCTGAGTCAAAAAACTGCATCTGTCTTACTCACCCATCAACCGCCCAACTGGCTAAGCTCACGCGCACTCTCGCACTTCCGAAAAGAGATATATCCCCCCGGCAGATTTTTAGCACATTTTTGCGGCCATCAGCACATTCCAGAAGCTGTTGAAACGAGCGAAGCTGGTTCTGATCCTAGGCGATTGCGGCAAGGGGCTTCGCTTTTTGGTCTTGAGACATGGGAAGGCCCCGATGCAACCGAACGCATTCACGGCTACACCATCGGGCAATATTGGTTTGAAGGGGTTGATGGCATCGAAAAATACTGGCCCCGCACTATGATCGCCAACCGGTCCGGAGGAATTAGCTTTTCTCCAGATCACAGCTTTGCACTACAAGATGACAACAGCGTCGTCTCGCGATTTTCATACAATATAGAAACACTTGAAGACAATAGCGCGTTGCCAACAGAACTCCCAACAGCATCTTCACCCATCTCACATGAGAGCCGCGCGACCTTGCCCCTATTAGATGGGCCATTAGAAGAGCAAGCTGCAAGAGAGCAGCTTAGCTCGCTACCCCGTTTACATCTAAAGCCTCAGTCTCAGCATCGCTATGTTCGTCTCGACGAGCAGGTCGAATGTGAAAACCATTTGCGACGATCAAGAGTCGTGTGGCTAGTTGCTGATTGGACCGCAGAAATAGGCTTTATTGATTCTTGTATTGAAAGATTTCGAGATCCCGCCCACCCATCAGAAGCGTTCCACATTCGGTGTAGCGAAGCACTAAGCGTCGATGATTTTGAGAATTTATTTCATCAGCAATGTGGCCTTCCGCTCCTGCAAGCCTGCGCCTTAATAGCCAGTAGCAAGAAGGCATTTCTAGTTTTAGATGGGCTCCATCCTGAGTTATGCACTGGCGAATCCCACCATCGCCTCTATCACGTTATCGGCGCAATTCTCGATTACTGTCAGGATCTCCGAATCATCTGCATATCAGGCATTGACCCAATTGACAGCCATTTCCCAACAATCAAAATACGCGGCCTGGATGTTCCTGATGTTCGAGTTTACTTAACTCACCATCCTGATGCTGAACCCTGGATGCAAGAAGCCGATGTAGTGGAACAGCTACACGAACGTTCTGAAGGGCTACCTGCCCACCTCGACAAGTTACTAAAGTCTCTTAAGGTTTCATCGCTAGCTGCGGCGCTCGAGTCTGACATGGAAACCTCGTCGAACACCCATACTAAGCAAGCTGGCGTTCCCAACGGGCTAATTCACGCAGTCGCCCACCTGATGCGATCTGAAGATGCACAAACTAAAAGAAGTTATCGACTCTTGCAAGTACTTTCTGTACTACCCTATGGCGAGACTCTTGACACATTATCGCACTTTTTACCCACGGAACCATTCTTTATAGATCACGCAAATAAACTACGAGATTTCGCCTTACTCGACGCAATTTCGCTTCACACTCTTCAGCCCCAAGTTGGTAGTAACCGCGGCGTCACTAAGTCGGCCCTCAAAATTCTCAAAGCTCCACGGCAAGTGCGGGATTACGTTCAAACACTACTCGTCGAAGAATCGCGTGAAGATATTGTCCAAGCTGGTATTGAACGCTATTTTGGCCGCACATGGCGAGAGGGGCGAATTAAGCCGCGTGTAATTCCACATGAATATCGAGAGTATCTTGACCACGGTCCTGGAAATGAGTTTGCGCTGGTTCACTATTTCATCTCAATGTCTAAGACAAGATGCGACGACTTGGCCGTATCGCGAGGAATCACTCTAGCCATTCATTATCTCAGGCATTTATATTCCGCCCACCGCTATCGCGACGCTGCAATAGTAGCGCGAGCTTTTGTCCAGCTAGTGGGTCAAGATTCACACCTCAGCGATTGGGCTACGATAGCTAAAATCCTTGGCGAATCACTACGAATGACTGGCGCCCATGCGGATGCAATAGGATATCTACGAGCCGCGGTAGATAGTGGAACCCTATCGGACGATCAATTGGGCGACGCATGGATAGATATCGCACGATGCGAGCAAGCAATAAAAAACGAAGAAGCATCGAAAATAGCCGTTTCAGAGGCCCTAAAGCATAGTAAGGATGATAGCATAGTTGCCCTTCAGGCTCAGTTCATATCGCTGTCACAAGCGCCAGCAAAGAAACAAAAAATCAAAACGCTTCTTGATTTAGAAAGCAAGGCCAAGGCACGCGGCCATTCCATCTTAGCCGAGAATATAGCAATCACCTTAGCTCAAGAATCAACTCGACCCGAGGATAAAATCAAGCATCTTGACAAAATTCTCTCTCCGAAATCAAAAATATACAATCGCTCGCGCGCGATTGTCATTAAGGGAGAGGTGCAACGATCTCGAAATGTCCCTCTAAGTGCTCAAGAACTTCGTGAACTTTCCGCAACATATTCCTACCTACACACTCAGAGATTTAATTCTTTATTCGATCGGTGTCACGATTTGCTGTGGTGGGCGTTTGAAATGCAAAACGATTCGACACAACTCCTTCGATTATTTAGACACTCATCTTTTCTATGGAGAGTGCGAGGCGAAAATGAAAAAGAAACCAAGTATCTTCAATCTTTAAATGAAAAACGTGAAAAAGGTAGAATATCCGACACGACCAATGGGATGGTGGCCGAATTGACATACTTTCTGCGCCGCGTCAAAGCGATTCTAACCGGTGCATAG